The DNA segment TACCGGTAGCTTGCCGGGATGCACATCCAGATCGACATACAACAAGCCGGTCAACAGACTCTGCATTTCCAATCTGGCACGAAAGCCGATATCGACCATCTTAGCCAGATCGGCCTTTCTTTCTTTCTCGCTGACTTCGGTGCGGAAAGAAGAGCCGCCGGAGCTGTTTAGCCCCCCTCTATCGATTTCCACCACCACCGGCTTGAAAACCTTGTTGCGCTTGGGATCGAACAGCAGGCTAATTTCCTTGACCTCGCCGATCTTGACGCCCTGCATTTTGACCGGCGCACCGACTTCGAGCCCATTCAACGAGGAATCGAAAAATACCACGAACTGCATCTTATCGGCCTTAAAGCTTTGTCCGCCGCCGAATATCAACAGCCCTATCACCAATAATGCCAACGCGCCGAGGGTAAAACCGCCGATGGCGGCGGGATTGATGGGTTTACTCATACGGAAACAGCTCCTGTTGCGAGTGTCTTATCGAACATGCCCTTCGCCACGCGTCAAAAATTGAATGATCCTAGGGTCGTCCGACTCAGCCAATAGTTTTTTCGGCGCGCCGGTAGCCAGCATGGTTTTACTCTCCGAATCGAGAAATACCGAGTTGGTGCCGATCGCGAAAATACTGGCCAGCTCATGCGTCACCACTACGATAGTGGTGCCCAAGGTCTGACACAAACTGATAATCAGATCATCCAGCAATCGGGCGCTGACCGGATCCAGCCCGGCGGAAGGTTCGTCGAAAAATAGAATTTCCGGATCCAAGGCCATCGCCCGCGCCAACCCCGCCCGCTTTTGCATGCCGCCGCTGATCTCGGCCGGATAATATTCCTCGAAACCGGCCAGTCCCACCAGCGCCAGTTTATAGGACACCATGTCGGCGATTTCAGCCCGGCTCATACGGGTGAATTCGCCCAACGGCAGTGCAATGTTTTCGGCCAGGGTCAAGGAGCTGAACAAGGCGCCACTTTGATATAACACCCCGATCCGCCGCATGATGTTAATCCGCTGCCGGTCATCGGCATGCCAGAAACTCTGTTGATCGTAATACACATCACCTTCAGCGGGTTGCTGCAAGCCGATCAAATGTTTCAACAGGGTGCTTTTGCCGCAACCGCTGCCGCCCATCACGATAAACACCTCGCCTCGAGCGATACTGAAATTCAGGTCGCGCTGAATGACGAAATCGCCATAGGCCATGGTCAGGTGTTCGACGCTAATATGAGCCTGTTTCATTTGCTGGCCTCAAACATCCAGCCGATTACAGATCAAGGTCAGAATCGAATCGGCCACGACAATGTAAACGATACTGTCAACCACCGCCGCCGTGGTGGCATCGCCCACCGCCGACGCACTGCGTCCGCACTGCATGCCGCGCATACATCCGGCGGTGGCGATCAATACCGCGAATACCAAGCTTTTGAATAAACCCACCACAAAATCGGGCAATTGCACGGCTTTTTGAATTTCGTTGTAATACTGAATAAACGACACATCGAAGAAACTGAAACTGACTAGCGCCCCGCCCATAATCCCCATCAAGTCGGCATACAGGCACAGCAAGGGCATTACCAGAATCAACGCCAGCATTCTGGGCAGCACCAAGAACTCGGTCGGTGAAATTCCCATGGTTTTCAAGGCGTCGATTTCGCTATTGACATTCATGGTCCCCAATTGAGCCGCATAAGAAGCGCCGGTGCGGCCGGACATGATGACGGCCGTCATCAATGGCCCCATTTCCCTAACCGTACCCAGCGCCACCAGATCGGCGATATAAATTTGGGCACCGAACATCGCCAGTTGCAAGGCGCCGACGAAAGCCAGAATCAAGCCCACCAGCAAACTGATCAGGGTGGCAATCGGTAAACCGCCGGGGCCGGCATCCTGAATACAGATCAACAAATCAACCACTCTGAAGCGGGCCTTGCCGCGAAGCAAGGCCCAGACGGCCAGTAACGCCTCCCCGACAAACACGACCAGCGCCCGGCCATCCTTGCCCAAATCGAGCACCCGGTTACCGACAACCGCCAGCATAGACACATGTTGTTCGCTACGGCGCGCACCCACTCGCTCCGGCACCGCGCGAGCCAATTTCAATAGGCTTTGCACCCCGTCCGGCAACCCGGAACTGTCCATCGCAACAGACTGGCTATCGCAATAATCGGCGATTTTCAACAGATAGCAGGGCAATCGGCTGTCCCAATCCCGCAGCTCCGAAGCCTGCAACACGATACGTTTTGGTGCCAATCGGTTCAGTTCTTCGATTATCAGCCCGACCGGCTCGATCTCGGCATCGCGCAACCAATGACCGCCGAATTGTACGATCAGACTGGCATCGGAGGTCGACTCTATCCGGACCTTGCCTGAAACCTCGGGGCTGTCGATTTTGATTGCATCACTCATAAACCGCTCACTTCTGGACAGTTCAGGAATTGGTCAAAAACAACCGCCAGAAATGGTGGGGAGCAATATTGTAGGGGCGAATTGATTCGCCCAATAAAAGACCCCGTGGCGAATAAACTCGCCACTACGGCAGATTCTGATGAGATCAGAAAGCTTGTGGGCATTGCTGAAGCCAAATATATCGTTGACTAACCGGAGTCGAAGCGACCGACAGTTTTTTTGGATTGGATAAATTTATTGCCATAAATCACCTAAGAATATACAGGCGCCAATATCAGACAACCTGCTGTTTCTGTTGTAAAAATTGCAGCACATCTTCGTTATTGACTTGATAATAAATATCCTCGACCGCCACGACCACGTTAACCGAGTAAAAACTAATTTCGTCGCCCAGATAATAATAAGAAGACTGCCAGCCATCCTTGCGTCTAAACACTACGATCTCCCCCCTATCCTGTTCGATCAACACATACTCTTCCAGGCTAGGCAAAGCCTGGTAACGCAATCGTTTTACGGTTTGATCGAACTTACGCGTGGTTTTGGAAAGCACTTCGACCACGATCACGGGTGAGTTTTTGTAGTATTCGTTTTCATTATCCCGCTCGCACACCACCATCACATCTGGATAGAAAAAAGCCTCCCAGGCCTTAACCTTCATATCCGACATGAAGGTTCGGCAGGGTGTGCCTTTGAGTTTGCTTCTAAGCTCGCCAGCCATGTTCAGCGCCAGCAAATTATGATTCTCGCTGGCACCAGCCATTGCATAGACTTCACCGTCGATGTATTCATGCTTGGTGTCGGCAAGCAATTCGCCTTGCAGATAGCCGGCTTCGGTTATTTTTTCAGCATATTTTAAATTCATGACTGTAACTCCGAATCATCAAGGTTGGTCCTTAAACCGGCACACACTGCAAACCTTCGACTTTTTGAAATCCACGCGGCAATGCCGTGCCGCGATTGGCTCGATTGCCGGTGTATTGGGCGATGTCCATCGCTTTCAGCGTGACGAAACGCTTACCGGACAGGATTTTCAGCTCGCTGCCCGCCGTCAGCGCCGTAACCGCTACCACCGCATCCTTGCCGGAAACAATGTCGCCGCTCGGAATCTGGATCAATTTATTGCCCTTGCCTTTCGCCAGTTCCGGCAAATCCTGAGCGGGAAAAATCAGCAATCGGCCTTGCAAGGTCGCCACCGCCAGCAAATCATCGCTATTGGGAATCGGCGCCGGCGTCATCACTTTCGAACCTGTTGGCAGACTCAACAGCGCCTTGCCTGCCTTGTTTTTGCTCAGCAATTCCTTCAACTGCACCCTAAAACCGTAACCGGCATTGCTGGACATCAACAGCCAATCGTCCGACTGGCCGCTAAACACGTCGGTGAATAAACTACCGGCCGGTGGATTCAGACGCCCGGTCAGCGGCTCGCCCTGGCTGCGCGCCGACGGCAGATCATGCGTGGTGATGGTGTAAACTCGGCCGGTGGAATCCAGCACATAAGCCGGCTGGGTGGTGCGACCCTTCGCCGAAGATAAATAGGCGTCGCCGGCCCGGTAGCTGAGGCTTTCCACCTCGATGTCGTAACCCTTGGCAGCGCGTATCCAGCCTTTTTGCGACAAGATGATGGTCACCGGCTCGTTGGCGATCAGCTCGGTGGTATCCAAGGCTTGCGCGGCTTCGCGGGCAACGATGGGCGAACGGCGGTCGTCGCCGTATTTTTCCGCGTCGCGCTCGATTTCCTTACGGATCAAGCGATTCAGCAAGCGTTCGGAGCCCAGGGTTTTCTCCAGCGCCTGGCGCTCCTGTTCCAATTCGTCCTGTTCGCCGCGTATTTTCATCTCCTCCAATTTCGCCAAGTGCCGTAACTTCAATTCCAGGATCGCTTCCGCCTGCAAGTCGCTCAAGCCGAAACGCGCCATCAACACCGGTTTTGGATGGTCCTCGGCGCGGATGATGGCGATCACTTCGTCGATGTTCAGATAGGCGATCAGCAAGCCTTCCAGGATGTGCAAGCGCGCCAGCACCTTGTCCAGGCGGTATTGAAGCCGGCGGCGCACGGTTTCGGTCCGGAAACTGATCCATTCGGTCAGAATCATCCGCAGATTCTTGACCTGCGGCTTGCCGTTCAGGCCGATCATGTTCATATTGACCCGGTAATTTTTCTCCAGGTCGGTGGTGGCGAACAGATGCGACATCACCGCGTCGACGTCGATACGTTTGGTCTTGGGGATGACCAGCAAACGGGTAGGATTCTCGTGATCGGATTCGTCGCGCAAATCCTCGATCATCGGCAGTTTCTTCGCCAGCATCTGCGCGGCGATCTGTTCCAGCAACTTGGCACCTGAGACCTGATGCGGCAAGGCGGTGATGACGATATTGCCGTCTTCCAGCTCGTATTTGGCACGCATTTTCACCGAACCGTTGCCGGTCGCATACATTTTTTGAATGTCGGCGGCGGCCGTGACGATCTCGGCATCGGTCGGATAATCCGGGCCCTTGACATGCGCCAGCAAACCTTCCAGCGGCGTTTCCGGCTCGTCGAGCAATTGCAGGCAGGCAGCCGCGACTTCGCGCAGATTGTGCGGCGGAATGTCGGTCGCCATGCCCACCGCGATGCCCATGGTGCCGTTCAGCAGCACGTTCGGCAAGCGGGCCGGCATCAGGCTGGGTTCTTTCAGGGTGCCGTCGAAATTGTCGGTCCAATCAACGGTGCCCTGGCCCAGTTCGCTGAGCAAGGTTTGCGCGTAAGCCGTCAACCGCGATTCGGTGTAACGCATCGCCGCGAAGGATTTCGGGTCGTCCGGCGAACCCCAGTTGCCCTGGC comes from the Methylomonas sp. LL1 genome and includes:
- a CDS encoding ABC transporter ATP-binding protein, with product MKQAHISVEHLTMAYGDFVIQRDLNFSIARGEVFIVMGGSGCGKSTLLKHLIGLQQPAEGDVYYDQQSFWHADDRQRINIMRRIGVLYQSGALFSSLTLAENIALPLGEFTRMSRAEIADMVSYKLALVGLAGFEEYYPAEISGGMQKRAGLARAMALDPEILFFDEPSAGLDPVSARLLDDLIISLCQTLGTTIVVVTHELASIFAIGTNSVFLDSESKTMLATGAPKKLLAESDDPRIIQFLTRGEGHVR
- the parC gene encoding DNA topoisomerase IV subunit A, which gives rise to MGVQENFEQLPLKEFTEKAYLDYSMYVILDRALPHIGDGLKPVQRRIVYAMSELGLTALAKYKKSARTVGDVLGKYHPHGDSACYEAMVLMAQDFSYRYPLIDGQGNWGSPDDPKSFAAMRYTESRLTAYAQTLLSELGQGTVDWTDNFDGTLKEPSLMPARLPNVLLNGTMGIAVGMATDIPPHNLREVAAACLQLLDEPETPLEGLLAHVKGPDYPTDAEIVTAAADIQKMYATGNGSVKMRAKYELEDGNIVITALPHQVSGAKLLEQIAAQMLAKKLPMIEDLRDESDHENPTRLLVIPKTKRIDVDAVMSHLFATTDLEKNYRVNMNMIGLNGKPQVKNLRMILTEWISFRTETVRRRLQYRLDKVLARLHILEGLLIAYLNIDEVIAIIRAEDHPKPVLMARFGLSDLQAEAILELKLRHLAKLEEMKIRGEQDELEQERQALEKTLGSERLLNRLIRKEIERDAEKYGDDRRSPIVAREAAQALDTTELIANEPVTIILSQKGWIRAAKGYDIEVESLSYRAGDAYLSSAKGRTTQPAYVLDSTGRVYTITTHDLPSARSQGEPLTGRLNPPAGSLFTDVFSGQSDDWLLMSSNAGYGFRVQLKELLSKNKAGKALLSLPTGSKVMTPAPIPNSDDLLAVATLQGRLLIFPAQDLPELAKGKGNKLIQIPSGDIVSGKDAVVAVTALTAGSELKILSGKRFVTLKAMDIAQYTGNRANRGTALPRGFQKVEGLQCVPV
- a CDS encoding Uma2 family endonuclease: MNLKYAEKITEAGYLQGELLADTKHEYIDGEVYAMAGASENHNLLALNMAGELRSKLKGTPCRTFMSDMKVKAWEAFFYPDVMVVCERDNENEYYKNSPVIVVEVLSKTTRKFDQTVKRLRYQALPSLEEYVLIEQDRGEIVVFRRKDGWQSSYYYLGDEISFYSVNVVVAVEDIYYQVNNEDVLQFLQQKQQVV
- a CDS encoding MlaE family ABC transporter permease, whose protein sequence is MSDAIKIDSPEVSGKVRIESTSDASLIVQFGGHWLRDAEIEPVGLIIEELNRLAPKRIVLQASELRDWDSRLPCYLLKIADYCDSQSVAMDSSGLPDGVQSLLKLARAVPERVGARRSEQHVSMLAVVGNRVLDLGKDGRALVVFVGEALLAVWALLRGKARFRVVDLLICIQDAGPGGLPIATLISLLVGLILAFVGALQLAMFGAQIYIADLVALGTVREMGPLMTAVIMSGRTGASYAAQLGTMNVNSEIDALKTMGISPTEFLVLPRMLALILVMPLLCLYADLMGIMGGALVSFSFFDVSFIQYYNEIQKAVQLPDFVVGLFKSLVFAVLIATAGCMRGMQCGRSASAVGDATTAAVVDSIVYIVVADSILTLICNRLDV